One genomic region from Fictibacillus marinisediminis encodes:
- the hpaD gene encoding 3,4-dihydroxyphenylacetate 2,3-dioxygenase, which translates to MDFNIIRVARIVMNVTDLNASRDFYVNALGFIETESDGQHIYLRGLEEHCHHCLVLKKADQPGVHSIGYKVWHQEDLEKIERLFKERNLFTQWEEAGKQRALGRVLKATDPSGMPLEFFSKMETVERCLQKYDLYKGARIQRIDHVNCMVPDVEKAVAFYTDELGFRCSEYTATEDDRTWAAWLHRKPSVHDIAFMNGEGPRLHHVGFWLSDPMSLIHSCDVLASMGYADCIERGPGRHGLSNAFFLYIRDPDGNRLELYNGDYLTCDPDFEPVKWDINDPRRQTFWGHKAPDSWFEEATEFIQQESGLPVGQSKAVLAQQKPDFVT; encoded by the coding sequence ATGGACTTTAATATCATTCGAGTGGCCCGGATAGTCATGAACGTGACCGACTTGAACGCTTCCCGAGATTTCTATGTCAATGCGTTAGGCTTTATTGAGACGGAAAGCGACGGGCAGCACATTTATTTAAGGGGCCTGGAAGAACACTGTCATCATTGCCTCGTACTGAAGAAAGCGGATCAGCCAGGTGTCCATTCCATCGGGTATAAAGTTTGGCATCAAGAAGATCTTGAGAAGATTGAGAGACTTTTCAAAGAAAGAAATCTTTTTACGCAGTGGGAGGAGGCGGGTAAGCAAAGAGCGCTGGGCCGTGTTCTTAAGGCAACAGATCCTTCTGGTATGCCGCTTGAATTCTTTTCAAAAATGGAAACGGTGGAACGCTGCCTGCAAAAGTACGATCTATACAAGGGAGCACGTATCCAGAGGATTGACCATGTTAACTGTATGGTACCTGATGTGGAGAAGGCTGTCGCTTTTTATACTGATGAACTTGGCTTCCGCTGTTCAGAGTATACGGCTACAGAGGACGACAGAACATGGGCTGCCTGGCTCCATCGCAAACCGTCTGTCCACGATATCGCCTTTATGAATGGAGAAGGGCCCCGTCTGCATCATGTCGGTTTCTGGCTTTCTGATCCCATGAGCCTTATTCATTCCTGTGATGTGCTGGCAAGCATGGGATATGCCGACTGTATCGAAAGGGGACCTGGCCGCCATGGCTTATCGAACGCCTTTTTCCTCTATATTCGGGATCCAGATGGAAACCGGCTGGAACTATATAATGGAGACTATTTAACGTGCGACCCTGATTTTGAGCCGGTTAAATGGGATATTAATGACCCCCGGCGCCAGACGTTCTGGGGGCATAAGGCACCTGACAGCTGGTTTGAAGAAGCAACGGAATTTATTCAGCAGGAGAGCGGATTGCCTGTCGGACAGTCTAAAGCCGTTCTTGCTCAGCAAAAACCCGATTTTGTGACATGA
- a CDS encoding GntR family transcriptional regulator, which produces MIFDYHKFMENNNKISKQQYAYKVIKSRILDGRYPPGYRIVIDQLARELQTSAIPVREAIRNLEADGLIHFKPYSGAVVTPFNEKEYLETLSVLAVLEGHATAISAQHFPRHKITDLIAINNRMKESLDEFDFLMFGNCNREFHSLTYQYCDNHFLVENIKSTWNRLDRVRKMGAATKPSRAKKSIEEHEKIIEMLYNLHSFSEIEAYVRTHKLNTVQSFLEEKKNQEELRNYP; this is translated from the coding sequence ATGATTTTCGATTATCATAAATTTATGGAAAATAACAACAAAATCAGCAAACAGCAGTATGCCTATAAGGTCATTAAGTCACGTATTCTGGATGGGCGTTATCCGCCGGGTTACAGGATTGTGATCGACCAGCTGGCAAGAGAACTGCAGACAAGTGCCATTCCAGTTCGTGAAGCCATTCGTAATCTGGAGGCTGACGGGCTCATTCATTTTAAACCCTACAGCGGCGCTGTTGTCACCCCTTTCAATGAAAAAGAGTACCTGGAAACGCTGTCTGTCCTGGCTGTTTTAGAAGGCCATGCTACTGCAATTTCAGCACAGCATTTCCCCCGCCACAAGATTACCGACCTCATTGCGATCAACAACCGGATGAAAGAGTCATTGGATGAATTTGATTTTCTCATGTTCGGAAACTGCAACCGGGAATTCCACAGCTTAACCTACCAATACTGTGACAACCACTTCTTAGTCGAAAACATCAAATCCACCTGGAACAGGCTCGACCGTGTAAGAAAGATGGGGGCGGCCACCAAGCCCTCTAGAGCAAAAAAATCCATAGAAGAGCATGAAAAGATTATTGAGATGCTTTATAACCTTCATTCTTTCTCAGAAATCGAAGCCTATGTCCGGACCCACAAATTAAACACCGTCCAGTCATTTTTGGAAGAAAAAAAGAATCAGGAAGAATTACGGAATTATCCATAA
- a CDS encoding DUF2268 domain-containing putative Zn-dependent protease (predicted Zn-dependent protease with a strongly conserved HExxH motif), whose product MDVIKAILSFLDKIVMIIACLFTLYLRLDGMMGILLAVVLLAVCFIWFMHGFLGLIVGSPDKRKMVSRMGLAIGAGVASAVLSLSNYSFYSFLQDGTINAQVKKDYYQEAFLYKYDYLQRSMRYLSSLQNKTEKNVDIYYPAEDSIYAKELINQSQAVEKAVRAVLHLNHVPKVRVILYHNPLIMKQKLPPNHYESLNGMYVPKESTIHLLAPPAQTKHMRTIKKLFAHEYAHHLIIAYLTERGTDNQNVPRWLEEGLAEYISYKSIGREPVFSPFELVPFEQLRSVKDWEKANKINSPYNPYEQSYFAIDQLLHDYGKKSILKLLVTGDQQSFFHVFEKETGNTLAFFQSRFLKDENDIYRINRKKVFLNR is encoded by the coding sequence ATGGACGTTATCAAAGCAATTCTCTCCTTTTTAGATAAAATTGTAATGATTATCGCCTGCCTGTTCACTCTTTATCTGCGGCTGGACGGTATGATGGGGATACTATTAGCCGTAGTGCTTCTTGCCGTTTGTTTTATTTGGTTTATGCACGGATTTTTGGGGCTGATCGTCGGCTCACCTGATAAACGGAAAATGGTATCTCGGATGGGATTAGCGATTGGAGCAGGTGTGGCAAGTGCTGTTCTTTCTTTGTCCAATTATTCCTTTTACTCTTTTTTGCAAGACGGAACGATCAATGCCCAAGTAAAAAAGGATTATTATCAGGAAGCGTTCCTATACAAGTATGATTATTTGCAGCGGAGTATGAGGTATCTTTCTTCTCTCCAGAACAAAACGGAAAAGAATGTGGATATCTATTATCCTGCGGAAGATTCAATCTATGCCAAAGAACTGATCAACCAGAGCCAGGCCGTTGAAAAAGCAGTCAGGGCAGTCCTGCACTTAAATCATGTCCCAAAAGTCAGGGTGATTCTCTACCATAATCCTTTAATCATGAAGCAAAAATTACCGCCAAATCATTATGAATCGTTAAATGGGATGTACGTGCCTAAAGAGAGTACCATCCACCTTCTCGCTCCTCCTGCTCAAACTAAACATATGCGGACGATTAAAAAACTGTTTGCCCATGAATATGCCCACCATCTTATCATTGCGTATTTAACGGAGAGAGGCACTGATAATCAAAATGTTCCAAGATGGCTGGAAGAGGGTCTCGCTGAATATATCAGCTATAAAAGCATTGGCCGGGAACCGGTTTTCAGTCCTTTTGAACTGGTTCCATTCGAACAATTGCGTTCGGTCAAAGATTGGGAAAAAGCGAATAAAATCAATTCGCCTTATAATCCGTATGAGCAGAGTTACTTTGCTATCGACCAGCTGCTTCATGATTATGGAAAGAAAAGCATCTTAAAGCTGTTAGTTACTGGAGATCAGCAATCTTTTTTCCATGTTTTTGAGAAGGAGACGGGAAATACGCTCGCATTCTTTCAATCCAGGTTTCTAAAAGATGAAAATGACATCTATCGGATAAACCGCAAAAAAGTATTTCTGAACCGGTAA
- a CDS encoding pyridoxamine 5'-phosphate oxidase family protein — protein sequence MAKPEIPAQLSTELFEYLQGEKLVLLGTVDAETKAPGISAISWVKSCDEKRIRFTVTNNSRIVANIKKNPQVVLTVVGLESVYSINGKAAVLEEKMEGVPLKLAKIEVVIDHVFESMFWGAKIVQEPEYEKTTNAEKAKELDLQVYEALMK from the coding sequence ATGGCCAAACCGGAAATACCTGCTCAGCTTTCCACAGAACTTTTTGAATATCTGCAGGGGGAGAAACTTGTGCTGCTCGGTACGGTTGATGCAGAAACGAAGGCCCCAGGAATTTCTGCCATATCATGGGTAAAAAGCTGTGACGAAAAAAGAATCAGGTTTACAGTAACGAACAACTCGAGAATTGTGGCTAACATTAAGAAGAATCCACAGGTTGTCTTAACCGTTGTCGGACTGGAGAGCGTGTATTCCATCAATGGGAAAGCTGCTGTTCTAGAGGAAAAAATGGAAGGTGTGCCACTAAAGCTTGCCAAGATTGAAGTGGTGATCGATCATGTCTTTGAAAGTATGTTCTGGGGAGCAAAGATTGTTCAGGAACCGGAGTATGAAAAGACCACGAACGCGGAAAAGGCAAAAGAACTCGATCTGCAGGTATACGAAGCACTAATGAAATAA
- the hpaI gene encoding 2,4-dihydroxyhept-2-ene-1,7-dioic acid aldolase → MKTGQFDEIKSRLKGSVAPIITPFQEDDSLDLETLRDLINWHIESGSHGISVTGTTGEPSSLTLQEREQVMETAIQSVAGRVPVVPGTGSTNHQETLHLTKRAQEMGADAAMVIVPYYNKPSQHALYNHFKAVAQSVDIPLIVYNIPGRTGVNLEVNTLARLKEDCPNIIGVKESNKDFEHVNRVLLNCGRDFLLFSGIELLCYPMLAIGGKGYISATANVLPGKVAEVYNAWEAGNIEEAMQLHYEMMPLNDVLFRDTNPAPLKAALGMMGKIKPRLRLPMDLPSDSIQEEIRTVLNSYGLLNKVGSEMQ, encoded by the coding sequence TTGAAAACTGGTCAATTTGATGAGATAAAAAGCAGGTTGAAGGGGTCTGTTGCTCCAATTATTACGCCTTTTCAAGAGGATGACAGCCTTGATTTGGAAACTCTTCGTGATTTGATCAACTGGCATATTGAAAGCGGGAGCCATGGCATTTCGGTTACTGGCACAACAGGTGAACCGAGCTCATTGACGCTGCAGGAAAGAGAGCAAGTGATGGAAACGGCGATCCAGTCTGTTGCCGGGAGGGTGCCAGTCGTTCCGGGAACAGGGTCAACCAATCATCAGGAAACACTGCATCTGACCAAGAGAGCCCAGGAAATGGGAGCAGATGCCGCGATGGTTATTGTTCCTTATTATAACAAGCCCTCACAGCATGCCTTATATAATCATTTTAAAGCTGTTGCACAATCTGTTGATATCCCATTGATTGTTTACAACATTCCAGGAAGAACAGGTGTGAATCTGGAAGTTAATACACTCGCCAGGCTGAAAGAGGACTGCCCGAACATCATCGGGGTGAAAGAGTCGAACAAGGACTTTGAACATGTGAACCGTGTTCTTCTGAATTGCGGAAGAGACTTCCTGCTGTTCTCCGGGATTGAGCTGCTCTGCTATCCAATGCTTGCGATCGGCGGAAAAGGCTACATCAGCGCAACAGCAAATGTTCTGCCAGGGAAAGTTGCAGAAGTGTATAATGCCTGGGAAGCTGGCAACATTGAAGAAGCCATGCAGCTTCATTATGAAATGATGCCGCTGAATGATGTGCTGTTCAGGGATACCAATCCGGCACCATTAAAGGCGGCATTGGGAATGATGGGTAAAATTAAGCCAAGGCTGAGACTTCCGATGGATCTGCCGTCTGACAGCATTCAAGAAGAAATTCGTACGGTGTTAAACAGTTATGGTCTATTGAATAAAGTTGGGAGTGAGATGCAATGA
- a CDS encoding TVP38/TMEM64 family protein — protein MNWSEWKTYLSQENILHFLEQYRDLGFLPGVLLPLLESIIPVLPLFIIVAGNAAAYGFWLGALFSWLGAVIGSMIVFFLVRKLGQQRFLHFITKHHKIEKLLGWMERRGFGTLFLIYCFPFTPSALINVIAGLSRINQKTFVLSVALGKLVMIAIISFIGYDFLDVIKNPLKLGLAVFGILVLWLGGKVVESRMKQSHQA, from the coding sequence ATGAATTGGAGTGAGTGGAAAACTTATCTTTCGCAGGAAAACATACTGCACTTTTTAGAGCAATACCGGGACTTAGGCTTCTTGCCCGGCGTGCTTCTCCCGCTGCTTGAGTCCATTATTCCCGTATTGCCGCTGTTCATTATCGTAGCTGGAAACGCTGCGGCTTACGGATTCTGGCTGGGAGCCCTCTTTTCCTGGCTGGGCGCAGTAATCGGTTCGATGATTGTGTTCTTTTTGGTACGGAAATTGGGCCAGCAAAGATTTCTTCATTTTATTACAAAGCATCATAAGATTGAAAAGCTGCTGGGATGGATGGAACGCCGTGGTTTCGGCACACTCTTCCTCATCTACTGTTTTCCATTTACGCCTTCTGCTTTGATCAATGTCATTGCCGGTTTGTCCCGGATCAACCAAAAGACATTCGTTTTATCCGTAGCTCTTGGGAAGCTCGTAATGATCGCCATCATCTCCTTCATCGGCTATGATTTTTTGGATGTGATAAAAAATCCATTGAAACTAGGGCTCGCGGTATTTGGCATCTTAGTCCTCTGGCTTGGCGGAAAAGTTGTCGAATCGAGAATGAAACAAAGCCATCAGGCGTAA
- a CDS encoding late competence development ComFB family protein, whose protein sequence is MKVRNAMEILVEEALNYYWKQLELPCKCDLCKTDVYAITLNQLPPRYVSNENGYAYVKAQNFNDQSRINILNEIVKATGKVAVQPSHPLSRPSEDHHPSEE, encoded by the coding sequence ATGAAAGTCAGAAACGCGATGGAAATTCTTGTTGAAGAAGCGTTAAATTATTATTGGAAGCAGCTCGAACTCCCATGTAAATGTGATCTATGCAAGACCGATGTTTATGCCATTACACTGAATCAGCTTCCCCCGAGATATGTTTCCAATGAAAATGGCTATGCTTACGTAAAAGCACAAAATTTTAATGATCAATCAAGAATAAACATATTGAACGAAATCGTAAAAGCTACAGGAAAAGTAGCCGTACAACCTTCTCACCCTCTTTCCCGTCCATCAGAAGATCATCATCCTTCAGAGGAGTAA
- the hpaE gene encoding 5-carboxymethyl-2-hydroxymuconate semialdehyde dehydrogenase — protein MSSSYEKTVLHYINGEFVPSASGETFTNINPFTNEAINPVAEGTKTEIDSAVKSAKEAFKTGTWGKMKLSDRLKHIHRIADLIDRDIEQVAHLESLDTGLPISQTKKMVARAADNFRFYAEMVKNRMVGEAYHVDDEFINYTIQKPVGVAGLITPWNAPFMLETWKVAPALATGNTVVLKPAEWSPLTANKLGEIIHEAGLPEGVFNIVHGFGETAGAALVAHPDVQLISFTGETKTGSEIMRNGADSLKRFSMELGGKSPIIVFDDCDVERALDACVWGIFSFNGERCTANSRLFVQESISETFISALKKRVLNIIVGDPSHPDTEVGPLIHKDHYENVKRYLKIAEDEGSEVYAAEVPKHLSKGNFIPPTLLLNVKNDMRVAQEEIFGPVLTVMTFQTEEEVVEMANDVKYGLAGYVWTNDMKKGHRVAGAVDAGMLWVNSQNVRDLRIPFGGSKSSGIGREGGHYAFEFYTEMKVVHVAVGDHHIQQFGKKNIAASANTNA, from the coding sequence ATGAGCAGCAGCTATGAAAAAACCGTCCTTCATTATATAAATGGTGAGTTTGTACCTTCAGCATCAGGAGAAACGTTTACAAATATCAATCCTTTTACAAATGAGGCGATTAATCCCGTAGCAGAAGGAACAAAAACAGAAATCGACTCGGCCGTTAAATCGGCGAAAGAGGCCTTCAAAACAGGAACCTGGGGAAAAATGAAGCTCAGTGATAGGCTGAAACACATTCATAGGATCGCGGACCTCATCGACCGGGATATTGAGCAGGTGGCACATCTGGAGTCCCTGGATACCGGCCTTCCGATCTCACAGACGAAGAAAATGGTTGCAAGAGCTGCGGACAACTTCCGTTTTTATGCCGAGATGGTAAAGAACAGAATGGTCGGTGAAGCCTATCATGTGGACGATGAATTTATCAATTACACCATCCAGAAACCTGTAGGTGTAGCAGGCTTAATCACTCCTTGGAACGCACCGTTCATGCTTGAAACATGGAAAGTTGCCCCGGCTCTTGCTACGGGGAACACGGTTGTACTCAAGCCCGCTGAATGGTCGCCGCTGACGGCCAACAAGCTTGGAGAGATTATTCATGAGGCAGGCCTTCCGGAAGGTGTGTTTAATATTGTTCATGGGTTTGGCGAGACTGCCGGTGCAGCATTGGTCGCACATCCGGATGTACAGCTGATTTCGTTTACCGGTGAGACGAAGACAGGTTCGGAAATTATGCGGAATGGAGCAGATTCTCTTAAACGCTTCTCCATGGAGCTTGGGGGCAAATCACCAATCATTGTGTTTGACGACTGTGATGTTGAACGTGCCCTTGATGCGTGTGTATGGGGGATCTTCTCTTTCAATGGTGAGAGGTGCACGGCGAACTCCAGACTGTTTGTTCAGGAATCTATAAGTGAAACCTTTATCAGCGCTTTAAAGAAAAGAGTTCTCAACATTATTGTTGGCGATCCTTCCCATCCAGATACCGAAGTAGGCCCTCTTATTCATAAGGATCATTACGAAAATGTAAAACGCTATCTGAAAATTGCTGAGGATGAAGGCAGTGAGGTATATGCTGCTGAAGTGCCAAAGCATCTTTCCAAAGGCAACTTTATTCCGCCGACCCTCCTGTTGAATGTGAAGAATGACATGAGGGTGGCACAGGAAGAAATATTCGGCCCGGTCTTAACGGTGATGACCTTTCAGACAGAAGAAGAAGTGGTCGAGATGGCCAATGATGTGAAATATGGTCTTGCAGGCTATGTCTGGACGAACGATATGAAAAAAGGTCATCGTGTAGCGGGTGCCGTTGACGCTGGAATGCTGTGGGTGAACTCACAGAATGTTCGTGATTTGCGAATACCATTTGGAGGTTCTAAATCATCCGGCATTGGAAGAGAAGGCGGGCATTATGCTTTTGAATTTTACACAGAAATGAAAGTCGTTCATGTGGCCGTCGGTGATCACCATATTCAGCAATTCGGAAAAAAGAACATAGCTGCTTCAGCGAATACCAACGCCTGA
- the hpaB gene encoding 4-hydroxyphenylacetate 3-monooxygenase, oxygenase component yields the protein MPARTGEQYINGLKTANNNVWIHGKRVTDVTEHPALRNVVRSIANLFDLQHEKADKMLYTSDTTGDKVGLSFIAPKTKDDLIARREMFTEWARYTGGMMGRTPDYLNTSVMAFGTADSFFAQGDPMFAENARNYYHYCRENDISLTHTLIHPQTNRSKKQSEQKDPFLSARIVEKNKEGIVIKGARLLATLGGVTDEIVVFPSTLNKAASEDDPYAMAFAIPNNTEGLKFLCRESFDQGRNQWDHPLSSRFEESDAIVVFDNVLVPWDRVFVGGSSDICNRTYVETNAIVHMAHQVVAKNTVKTEFVLGIILSIMDAIGIDVFPHVKEKASEVMLILETMKSHLFRAEQNASLDAYGNMTPDFAPLNAARNWFPKMYQRMVEIVRILGASGLMGIPTESDFEAEDIGELVHRYTQGANINGYERVQLFRLAWDVCMSSFGGRQALYEYYFFGDPARMSNIYYDGFNKEPYKQMVQEFLSRVKTADHNYARI from the coding sequence TTGCCTGCACGCACGGGAGAACAATATATCAACGGTTTAAAAACGGCAAATAACAACGTTTGGATTCATGGAAAACGAGTAACAGATGTAACAGAACATCCTGCCTTACGGAACGTGGTACGTTCGATTGCCAATCTATTCGATCTCCAGCATGAAAAAGCGGATAAAATGCTCTACACCTCAGATACAACAGGAGATAAAGTCGGTTTATCTTTTATCGCGCCTAAAACCAAGGACGATTTAATCGCGCGCCGTGAAATGTTTACAGAATGGGCGCGGTACACGGGCGGAATGATGGGGCGCACACCAGATTACTTGAATACGAGTGTCATGGCGTTTGGTACAGCAGACTCGTTTTTTGCTCAGGGAGACCCGATGTTTGCGGAGAACGCCAGAAACTATTATCACTATTGCCGTGAAAACGATATTAGCCTCACACATACGCTCATCCATCCGCAGACAAACCGTTCGAAAAAACAATCAGAACAAAAGGATCCTTTTCTGTCTGCAAGAATCGTAGAAAAGAACAAAGAGGGAATCGTGATAAAAGGGGCGCGTCTGTTAGCCACGCTGGGTGGTGTGACGGACGAGATCGTCGTGTTCCCTTCTACCCTGAACAAAGCCGCATCTGAGGATGATCCATACGCAATGGCTTTCGCGATTCCCAACAACACAGAAGGCTTGAAGTTCCTGTGCCGTGAATCATTTGACCAAGGAAGAAACCAGTGGGATCACCCATTGAGTTCAAGATTTGAAGAGAGCGATGCGATCGTTGTGTTTGATAACGTGCTTGTTCCGTGGGACCGTGTGTTTGTCGGGGGAAGCTCTGACATCTGTAATCGTACGTACGTGGAAACAAATGCGATCGTGCATATGGCCCATCAGGTAGTAGCTAAAAATACGGTAAAAACGGAATTCGTTCTGGGCATCATCTTAAGCATTATGGATGCGATCGGCATCGATGTGTTTCCGCACGTAAAAGAAAAAGCGTCAGAGGTCATGCTCATTCTTGAAACGATGAAATCTCATCTGTTCCGTGCTGAACAAAATGCATCCCTTGATGCCTATGGAAACATGACCCCGGATTTTGCTCCGCTCAATGCAGCTCGAAACTGGTTCCCTAAAATGTATCAGCGGATGGTGGAAATCGTACGAATCTTAGGGGCATCCGGCTTAATGGGGATACCGACAGAGTCTGATTTTGAAGCGGAAGACATCGGGGAACTCGTACACCGCTACACACAGGGAGCGAACATCAATGGCTATGAAAGGGTACAGCTTTTCAGGCTTGCATGGGATGTTTGCATGAGCTCCTTTGGCGGCAGGCAGGCGCTTTACGAATATTATTTTTTTGGCGATCCTGCACGCATGTCCAACATTTATTATGATGGCTTCAACAAGGAACCGTACAAACAAATGGTCCAGGAATTCTTGAGCCGAGTGAAAACCGCCGACCACAACTATGCTCGTATTTAA
- the cspD gene encoding cold-shock protein CspD, whose protein sequence is MQTGKVKWFNAEKGFGFIEVEGGDDVFVHFSAIQSDGFKSLDEGQEVEFEIVDGARGPQAANVVKR, encoded by the coding sequence ATGCAAACAGGTAAAGTAAAATGGTTTAACGCAGAAAAAGGTTTTGGTTTTATCGAAGTTGAAGGCGGAGACGACGTATTTGTCCATTTCTCAGCAATTCAATCCGATGGCTTCAAATCATTAGATGAAGGCCAGGAAGTTGAATTTGAAATCGTTGATGGTGCACGCGGACCACAGGCTGCCAACGTTGTAAAAAGATAA
- a CDS encoding fumarylacetoacetate hydrolase family protein, which translates to MKHARIIFEGRERTATVKDDQLLLSCGRTISLDEAEAWLPPLKPKKMIGLALNYADHAEELGLDKPAEPVLFIKPNSSLVGHKAPVYYPDGATYMHYENELAVVIGREGRNIKAKDAMEFVSGYTIANDVTVRDFVNNMYRPPVRAKGHDTFGPLGPYFVDAADIPDPNNLELRTYVNGELRQQGNTKNLIYTISELIEFISSFMTLEVNDIIWTGTPKGISHIHPGDTVRLEIDYIGSLENKILDGRTTGTAAGGMKHEQQL; encoded by the coding sequence ATGAAACACGCACGTATCATATTCGAGGGCAGAGAGCGGACTGCCACGGTGAAAGATGACCAGCTATTGCTTAGCTGCGGTAGGACCATCTCCCTGGATGAAGCAGAGGCTTGGCTTCCTCCGCTCAAGCCGAAAAAGATGATAGGCTTGGCATTAAACTATGCTGATCATGCGGAAGAACTCGGCTTGGATAAACCCGCTGAACCTGTTCTCTTTATTAAACCGAACAGTTCGCTTGTCGGACATAAAGCACCGGTATATTATCCGGATGGCGCTACCTATATGCATTATGAAAATGAACTGGCTGTGGTCATCGGCAGGGAAGGCAGAAATATTAAAGCAAAGGACGCGATGGAATTTGTAAGCGGTTACACAATTGCGAACGATGTAACGGTTCGGGATTTCGTAAACAACATGTACCGTCCGCCAGTCCGGGCAAAAGGACATGACACCTTCGGACCGCTTGGGCCCTATTTTGTCGATGCGGCGGATATCCCCGATCCTAACAATCTCGAACTAAGAACCTATGTAAACGGTGAACTGAGACAGCAGGGCAACACAAAGAATTTGATCTACACCATATCTGAGCTGATCGAGTTCATTTCTTCCTTTATGACCCTTGAAGTGAATGACATCATCTGGACAGGGACTCCAAAGGGGATTTCTCACATTCATCCAGGTGATACAGTAAGGCTTGAAATCGATTATATCGGAAGTTTGGAAAATAAAATTCTTGATGGCCGCACGACTGGTACCGCGGCAGGAGGGATGAAGCATGAGCAGCAGCTATGA
- a CDS encoding ATP-binding protein, with protein sequence MIEHLIINLLVILVPILCLQFVLFEKNTTVNRTRASFLFQVINAGVVLVCMTFPVSFSEGVFFDLRYVPLFISFLYGGIIPGCLTAVLLIGYRLFLGGEGMIIAVLFTLAAGLITSSQYQTYHLLPIKKKLKKITGMTLGITLSKLLFLMLYLALFHSFSWDMEKTVIYALYPLFQTAALIVVISLIENIRYALNFRLQQSEMLHSVGQLAASVTHEVRNPMAVARGFMQIFQKEKYIPEDKKIFLTMMIEEIDRAQMIISDYLSLVKTNSSRIERLNVSELISSLRSVMFPYALLKGVDLVQKPGDVIHVVGDPVKIKQILMNIIKNGIEATPEGGTVMLSAFIEDKEVIINISDTGIGMGREQLKMLGNPFFSTKTSGTGLGLMASYRMAAEMNGRIEAASEIGKGTHFKIVFPK encoded by the coding sequence ATGATAGAACATTTGATCATTAACTTATTGGTCATCCTCGTTCCGATACTTTGCCTGCAATTTGTTTTATTCGAGAAAAACACCACAGTAAACCGGACTAGAGCATCGTTTCTGTTCCAAGTTATTAATGCAGGTGTTGTTCTCGTCTGTATGACATTCCCTGTTTCTTTTTCGGAAGGTGTTTTTTTCGATCTTCGTTACGTCCCGCTGTTCATCAGCTTTCTATATGGAGGAATCATACCAGGATGCCTGACAGCTGTTCTTTTGATAGGGTATCGGTTGTTCCTGGGAGGCGAGGGAATGATCATTGCAGTCCTCTTCACCCTGGCAGCCGGGCTAATAACGAGCAGTCAGTATCAAACGTATCATCTGCTTCCGATCAAGAAAAAATTAAAGAAAATTACAGGCATGACATTGGGAATTACACTTTCCAAACTGCTTTTTCTCATGCTTTACTTGGCATTATTCCATTCGTTCAGCTGGGATATGGAGAAGACTGTGATTTATGCATTATATCCTTTATTTCAAACAGCGGCACTTATTGTTGTCATTTCCTTGATTGAAAATATCCGTTATGCACTAAATTTTCGGCTGCAGCAATCTGAAATGCTTCATTCTGTAGGGCAGCTCGCAGCCTCTGTAACCCATGAAGTCCGTAATCCGATGGCTGTTGCGCGCGGGTTTATGCAGATTTTCCAAAAAGAAAAATACATACCTGAAGATAAAAAGATTTTCTTAACGATGATGATTGAAGAAATTGACAGGGCACAAATGATCATCTCTGATTATTTGTCTCTCGTTAAGACCAACTCTTCAAGGATTGAACGGTTGAATGTTTCCGAATTAATATCCTCGTTAAGAAGTGTCATGTTTCCATATGCTCTGTTAAAGGGTGTAGATCTTGTTCAAAAACCTGGGGATGTTATTCATGTGGTGGGAGATCCCGTAAAAATAAAACAAATTTTGATGAACATTATTAAAAATGGGATTGAAGCAACTCCGGAAGGTGGAACGGTAATGCTATCCGCTTTTATAGAGGACAAAGAAGTGATTATCAATATATCAGATACAGGGATTGGCATGGGAAGGGAACAGTTGAAGATGCTTGGGAATCCATTCTTTTCTACCAAAACAAGCGGGACAGGGTTAGGATTGATGGCAAGTTACCGAATGGCAGCTGAAATGAACGGAAGAATTGAAGCTGCCAGCGAAATCGGTAAAGGGACTCATTTTAAAATTGTTTTTCCAAAATAA